The sequence AGCTAAACCGTTCGGCCGCTTCATTACCGATGATGAAGGGAATCCCACCAGGCAAACCCGACGTGGTCGACGGCGCGGTGGCGTAGCCCTCCGTTTCACCGGATTCCGGTGGACTCGACTCGATTGCAGACGACTCTTCGTTGGACGATGACATCAATAGCGGCTTTCAATACACGTAAGGCGATCGCGACGGGCGAACGGCAGCTCGTTCCGAATGGGTAAATCTGTCGGGTTCGAAGTTCCAACAAAATTCCCGTGTCGATACGGCAACCAGATCAAAACAATCCAGGCGATCCAAAATTGCCCAGAAAAACAAGCCTTGGGGGAAGCTCAAAGAGAGCCTAACCATAACTCCGGTTCGCAAAGGCAACCACTATGGGACGCCCGCATGACGGGTAATGCGTTGATTCTAAGTTGGACAATCGTGGCGGATTGCTCTTCCGATCGCTCGCTGCCAAACAGCTTGTGGAGCAGCGTTCAACAATCGCGTAGGATCGACGGAGTGATCCACAACATTGCTTCAAACCAAAACGCGGCGGTGACGTTGGGTACCTAAGCGGGAAGTTCCCAAAACTTAGCCACCTGTATCGTGCCATAAATCCAATTTGTGCAGCAATCGGTCGTGGTGGCACCGGGATCACCCTACGAATCTGGTCTCGTACCCCCATTTAGCTCACCCCCAAAACGTCGCTTTCGCTAGCGACGTCACTTGGCTACCGGGGGGCATCGCTTGGGAATACCCGATTTGGCGGCGGAGAAACTCACCGACAATAATCGGCTCTCCCTACGCCCTATTCCCCCCTGAACTACCGTTGGTTGGACAGCGGTTGAGCGGTAGGACGCTCAGCCATTTGCGGGGGTCCAGGCGGATGATACGCGTTGCGAAACACCTTCCAATCGGTCGGCGGCTTTTCGTCGATGAACGTCTTCATGAATCGATTTAACAAGCCCTGGGAAATCGAGTTGCGTTTGATGTCAACGAACTCATAGTGATCCCACTTCGGTGCCGTCTTGATGTTGAAATTGGGAGCGTACATCAGAAGCGCTTCAGGCAAGAACGTGTCTTGGCTCAGTGCGATCTGCACCAACTTGTACTGGGCACGATCTTCTTGACGCTTTGGGTAGGCTTCGATCAACATCATGCCCGGCTTAGGAGCCTGGACCTGACGAACCCAGTAACGTTCTTTGATTTGTTTGGCGTCCAAGTTGAACACGAATGGAAGCGGGCTTTCAAAGATTTTCTGGCCTCGCATGTCCGGCGGCAACTGCTGAATTTTGCACTCTTTCTTGCTGTGATCAAACTCCAACAACTCTTCGCCGTTGCACACCCAGTGCTCACCGAACTGGCCGGGCTTTTCGCTGTATTGTGGCTTGCCTTCTTTCATGCCGTCGAAAGTCAGTTTCTGGTCCACTTTGAAGAGACCTCGGTCTGGCGAAGCGTACTTGATAACGCCGCGTGACTTTTCAGCATGAACACCTGCCGGAGCTGCGAATAAATCGTAGTGCCAGCGTTGGAACTGGCATTCCAGTGTTTTCGTTCCGTTGCTTTGCGTTTCCCAAGCCGTCAACATCGCATCCAAGCGTTGCTGTTCCGCCGCACTGAGTGGTGCGAATGGGGCCGCGTTGGGATTCACTGGTGGAACACCGCCGGGGACACCGGCTTGTTGTGCGGCAACTCGGCTTGCGGGCAACAACACAATTCCGACAACGAGGGCCAATAAGGTGGCGACAATCACACGTTTTTGGCTGGATAGCCTCAATGCTGACTGACTGAACTGACTCAAACGCATCATCCTTGACGCTCACTGAATTTGGGGGAATTGGAAGCTCCGCGATATCCGCACAGTGCCACGATACAAAATGCAGGCCTCCGATCGAAAGTCCGAAACTGCAAAGGAGCCAAATCGTTGATATTTGGAATGCGGTTGTCACCACACGGCCTTTTTTTGTAAGCATCAACCCGTATTGCCTGTCGAGATCGCCTTTCACTCGGAATTTTTCGTTCCAAGCGGACCCTCGACACTATTTCGCAAGGATGCGTTATGCCCTCTACCG is a genomic window of Neorhodopirellula lusitana containing:
- a CDS encoding TIGR03009 domain-containing protein, which translates into the protein MMRLSQFSQSALRLSSQKRVIVATLLALVVGIVLLPASRVAAQQAGVPGGVPPVNPNAAPFAPLSAAEQQRLDAMLTAWETQSNGTKTLECQFQRWHYDLFAAPAGVHAEKSRGVIKYASPDRGLFKVDQKLTFDGMKEGKPQYSEKPGQFGEHWVCNGEELLEFDHSKKECKIQQLPPDMRGQKIFESPLPFVFNLDAKQIKERYWVRQVQAPKPGMMLIEAYPKRQEDRAQYKLVQIALSQDTFLPEALLMYAPNFNIKTAPKWDHYEFVDIKRNSISQGLLNRFMKTFIDEKPPTDWKVFRNAYHPPGPPQMAERPTAQPLSNQR